ACCAAAATCAATACAATCAGCACCAAGCGAAGTGTAATCTTTTTTTAGGTCAATTTTCAAAAATTTACCCTGAAAATAGATAACAAAAAATCTATCTATGTTTTCATGATATTTTAGCTCATCTACAACAAAATATTTTTGTAAATCGTTCAAAAAATTATCCTTAGCGTAATTATCTGGAAATTTAACTGATCTATTATATGCAAGATTAGAGCATTTCGATTTTGGGAATATGATAGCCATAAATTTTGTATCTTTTTTTACATCTAATTGAGCGAAACCTTCTATTCTATGATGGCCATCAGCTACAAAAAGCTCTTTAAAATTTATACTTGAGAAATCTGATTGTGTTTTATAAATGGAATGAACATATTTCCCAGATTTAAATTTTATAATTGGTTTTTTTTCATGGTGAATTTCTAGATCTAGGTCTATATTTTGATCGTCATAAAATAGGTAAATAGGGCATAGCTGAAATTTAACTTTGGATAGTTGTTCTGCTCGCTCCTTCCCTTTACTAACTAAAATTTTTTCATGAGGCTTAATATTGTTATTTAAATAATCTTGAATATTTAAAAGAGAGATCAAACCTGTTTGAGAATGATCCTCAGAATCAATTCGATATAGATAGTAGTCAGTGTCAGATTTATAAATTATTTGATCATTAATAAGTTTTTGATAATAGTTTCTGGATAAATCATAAAATTCCTCTTCACTTAATCTTTTATTAAAATAAATATCCGGTCTTAATATTTGAAGAAGATTAAGTTTATGTATTTGGTCTGGAGTAAAATTATAATCTATAATGTCAGTACTTGGTGAAAGTATAGATTGAAGATACTTATTGTTAATCACATAAGTATTTGGTAATAATGGCTTCATCTATGACGAATAATAAAGTTCCATATTACTTAGCATTAATAATAGCTTTAATTTTTTTTCTATATGGAATATTTTCAGTCCTACTTCACTAGTCTTCTATTGTTGTCGAGTTAGGTAAGCTTTTTTCCTCATACCAAACAGCTTTGTCAGGGATATTTCCATCCCATAAGTAATTTTCATAATCAAATTTTGGCATTCCTTTATCAGAACGCTCATAATAAAGCCCAAACTCTCTGCAGTATTCAGATAATTGATCAGCTTCTAATTCCAAAATGTTCAATTTTTCCCATTTTTTACTAGAGGGCACCCATTTAAAGCCTTTAGATTTAAGCCAATCTTTATGATAATAAGTCTCAGATCCAGATACTGAGAATGTTATGTTTTCACTCATTTATTAAAACCTCTTGAAATAATTTGAACGGATAATATTGAAAATCAGACCTATTATCAAAGGGTTTTTTTTTAATAAACTGAAATAATTCGTCTTTATTAACTAAATCCTCTGAAATGGTGGAATTTGAAGAAAAGAATTCACAATAATGTGAATTTTTAGGATCTCCATTATCTAAAATTATTTGAAGAATCTTTTCTTTTTCAAAATCAATCACACAAGACAAGAATGAGATCTTTTTAGTAATTTTATCTGTTTTAATGATGAAAGATTTAAAAGCTGGTTTTAATTGTTTGTACTGGTCTATAAAAAAAAACAAATCAGGAGTAAGGTCAAATAAGATATCTTGACTTGATAAATTATTATATTGATCTTGTTTAAAAGTTAAAAGATATGAGATAAATTTTTTATTTTTGCTGTCATTATAAAATTTTTTAAAGTTTTGATCATCAATCAAAAATAAATTAGACATTATGCCCAAATCTTTTAACTCTTGATAGCTCGTCAATTCATTTTGATTACTAATTATTGGATAATTTGTAATAATTTTTTTATTTTTTTTTAATGCTAAGTATGTGTATTCAAATTTTATCCCTGTAGGTAAGAAATTAACGATATATTCTATATTACTATCTTCAATTAAGTCCTCATAAGAACCATAATATTTTTCAAAACCATTATTTTCTCTAAAGATTTTAGCATCATCAGTATTTCTTGAAGAATTGGCATAAAGATTACAAAGATCTTGCAAATTATTATTTTTGATAAACTGAATAGTTTTGTTATCAGAACTAAGAACAGCTAAATTGCTTTTCATAAATTTTTTAATATAATCCCGTGATGAAACAAGTCTTTTTAAGCTATCATGATATTCATACAGATTGTATAGAATTAGCTAAAATCATAAAAAAAAAGTTTAAACCTGAAAAATTAATTTTAATTTCTAGAGGAGGATTAATTCCTGGTTCAATAATTGCAAATTATCTTGGCATTCAAGATATTGATGTCATTGCAATGAAAACATACTCCAATAGAAAAAGAACAAATAAAATAGAGATTTTTAAAAGAATTAAATCTCAAAAAAAGCTTGTAGTAATTGACGATTTAGTAGACAGCGGCGAAACAGCTAAAATAGTTAAGTCTATGATGCCCAATTCAAAGTTTGTCACTCTTTATGCTAAAACCTCAGGAAAAAAACAAGCCGACCTTCATCTCTATGATTTTAAAGACTCAGATTGGCTCGTTTTTCCTTGGGAACAAGACTAATTAATATTTTATTGAGGTATATCTCCGTCAATACCCTGAACATAAAACATCATTCCAGCTAGCATTCCGTCATCTGCCACTTCGCCTTCTGGTACAACTAGCTCTCCAGCCTGATTATAAATTGGACCTTCAAAAGAATGAAAAGATCCATCTTCAATAGCTGCTTCCATCGCCTTAGCTTCAGCAATTAAATCAGCTGGTAATAAATTTTCATTGTAAGGAGACATTTCAACCATACCTTCTTTAAAACCATGCCAAGTATCTTCAGATTTCCAAGTTCCATCTAAAACAGCTTGTGCTTTAGCAGCATAGTAAGGTCCCCAAATATCTTCAATTGCGGTCATATGCGCGTTTGGGCAAAATGCTTCTTGATTTGATGCTTGACCAAAAGCTAGTACACCTGCTTTTTCAGCAGCTTGACAAGGAGCATAAGAGTCAGTGTGTTGAACTATGATATCAGCACCTTGATTAATAAGAGTATTGGCTGCATCAGCTTCTTTTCCTGGATCGTACCATGAATAAACCCAAATAATTTTTATTTTAACATCAGGATTCACCTTAGAAGCAGCTAAATAAAATGCATTAATACCCCTAATAACTTCAGGGATTGGGAAGGATACAATATATCCAATTGTGTTTGTTTCAGTCATTTTTCCAGCGATGTGTCCAATGACGGATCTTCCTTCATAAAATCGGGCAGAATAGGTTGAAACGTTATCTAATCTTTGAAATCCAGTGGCATGCTCAAATTTTACATCAGGAAACTCCTTTGCAACTTCTAGAGTTTGATCCATGTAATTAAAAGATGTGGTGAATATTAAGTCATGACCTGATTGTGCCAATTTTCTAATAGATCTAACCGCATCAGCATTTTCAGGGACATTTTCAATGTATGTAGTGCTGATAGAGTCTCCTAGCTTTTCTTCCATATATTTTCTGCCTACATCATGCATGTATGTCCACCCGTGATCACCCGGGGGTCCGATATATATAAAACCAATTTTTTTATCTGCAGCATTCAGTTGAGATATGGAAAAAATTGATAAAACTGAGAGAATTGAAAGTATTTTTTTAATCATTTTTATCCTAACTTTATTTTAAATATTAACTGACATTAAACCCAAGCTAATATTTTAGTTAATGAATCTATTCAATATCAATTATGTAATAAATTAATGACAAATCAAAATGAGATATTAAGAGATTTGTAAATATTTAGTGGATAAACTATTAATTCTTTTCAAAAGGAATATTGAGAGAAGAAGGTGCGCTAAGCTTTAACCTCAATTTGTTAGAAGAGATAAATACCAAAACAATTAAAGTAGCTACATATGGCATCATGGTAAATATTTGACCTGGCAATTTTACCCCAAATGCTTGAAGATTCATTTGCATAATTGCTACTCCTCCAAATATATATGCGCCGACAAGTAATCGATATGGTTTCCAAGTTGCAAAAACAACTAAAGCTAAAGCTATCCAACCTCGTCCAGCAGTCATCCCCTCCTGCCACATTGGAGCATAACATATCGAAATATAAAATCCTGCTAAAGAACTCATTACGCCACCAAATATAATAGTTAGGTATCTTGTCTTGATGACATCATACCCTAAAGCAAATGAGGAATGATGATTTTCCCCAACTGATCTGACAATTAATCCTATTCTTGTTTTGTATAAAATATGATGAACCAAAATTACAATTAGAAAGGAACCGGTTATAAAGTAATAAGGGCTCAGGCCA
The window above is part of the alpha proteobacterium HIMB59 genome. Proteins encoded here:
- a CDS encoding Basic membrane protein (PFAM: Basic membrane protein), with product MIKKILSILSVLSIFSISQLNAADKKIGFIYIGPPGDHGWTYMHDVGRKYMEEKLGDSISTTYIENVPENADAVRSIRKLAQSGHDLIFTTSFNYMDQTLEVAKEFPDVKFEHATGFQRLDNVSTYSARFYEGRSVIGHIAGKMTETNTIGYIVSFPIPEVIRGINAFYLAASKVNPDVKIKIIWVYSWYDPGKEADAANTLINQGADIIVQHTDSYAPCQAAEKAGVLAFGQASNQEAFCPNAHMTAIEDIWGPYYAAKAQAVLDGTWKSEDTWHGFKEGMVEMSPYNENLLPADLIAEAKAMEAAIEDGSFHSFEGPIYNQAGELVVPEGEVADDGMLAGMMFYVQGIDGDIPQ
- a CDS encoding phosphoribosyl transferase family protein (PFAM: Phosphoribosyl transferase domain) — its product is MKQVFLSYHDIHTDCIELAKIIKKKFKPEKLILISRGGLIPGSIIANYLGIQDIDVIAMKTYSNRKRTNKIEIFKRIKSQKKLVVIDDLVDSGETAKIVKSMMPNSKFVTLYAKTSGKKQADLHLYDFKDSDWLVFPWEQD
- a CDS encoding NAD-binding protein, oxidoreductase Rossman fold family (PFAM: Oxidoreductase family, NAD-binding Rossmann fold), which codes for MKSNLAVLSSDNKTIQFIKNNNLQDLCNLYANSSRNTDDAKIFRENNGFEKYYGSYEDLIEDSNIEYIVNFLPTGIKFEYTYLALKKNKKIITNYPIISNQNELTSYQELKDLGIMSNLFLIDDQNFKKFYNDSKNKKFISYLLTFKQDQYNNLSSQDILFDLTPDLFFFIDQYKQLKPAFKSFIIKTDKITKKISFLSCVIDFEKEKILQIILDNGDPKNSHYCEFFSSNSTISEDLVNKDELFQFIKKKPFDNRSDFQYYPFKLFQEVLINE
- a CDS encoding hypothetical protein (PFAM: conserved hypothetical protein), which encodes MKPLLPNTYVINNKYLQSILSPSTDIIDYNFTPDQIHKLNLLQILRPDIYFNKRLSEEEFYDLSRNYYQKLINDQIIYKSDTDYYLYRIDSEDHSQTGLISLLNIQDYLNNNIKPHEKILVSKGKERAEQLSKVKFQLCPIYLFYDDQNIDLDLEIHHEKKPIIKFKSGKYVHSIYKTQSDFSSINFKELFVADGHHRIEGFAQLDVKKDTKFMAIIFPKSKCSNLAYNRSVKFPDNYAKDNFLNDLQKYFVVDELKYHENIDRFFVIYFQGKFLKIDLKKDYTSLGADCIDFGEFILKEILQIFDETSDDRVEFVPPTLGTDYLINQVDTGITDLSTLMRPVSMDLVIDYSKNQKFMPPKATWFEPKPLDGLFFYNIID
- a CDS encoding Branched-chain amino acid transport system/permease protein (PFAM: Branched-chain amino acid transport system/permease protein; overlaps another CDS with the same product name): MNIELIIGILNIVLISTTPLVFAGIGELVTEKSGVLNLGLEGLMLMGAVSGFIVLVLTGNYFFSFFASIFSGIVLSLIFAFFVLNLLTNQIATGLALTIFGIGLSAMLGKKFSGTPIDGLSPYYFITGSFLIVILVHHILYKTRIGLIVRSVGENHHSSFALGYDVIKTRYLTIIFGGVMSSLAGFYISICYAPMWQEGMTAGRGWIALALVVFATWKPYRLLVGAYIFGGVAIMQMNLQAFGVKLPGQIFTMMPYVATLIVLVFISSNKLRLKLSAPSSLNIPFEKN